One genomic segment of Microcella indica includes these proteins:
- a CDS encoding PPK2 family polyphosphate kinase, whose protein sequence is MDELLRAPADVRLRDIDTRSTPGFDGDKADGEKALADGVDELSTLQERLHAASTAGETRRVLLVIQAMDTAGKGGIVRHVIGSVDPQGVQLAAFKRPTEEELSHHFLWRVEKQLPAVGKIGVFDRSHYEDVLIGRVRELAPADEIEQRYDDITEFERRVADSGTSIVKVMLHISKDEQQERLAERLDRPDKHWKYNPGDIDERMLWAEYERAYELAIQRTDADHAPWFIVPADRKWYARLAVQTLLLSALRDLDPQWPTADFDVELEKQRLADS, encoded by the coding sequence ATGGACGAACTGCTGCGGGCCCCCGCCGACGTGCGACTGCGCGACATCGACACGCGCTCCACTCCCGGCTTCGACGGTGACAAGGCCGACGGTGAGAAGGCGCTCGCCGATGGTGTCGACGAGCTGAGCACCCTGCAGGAGCGGCTCCATGCCGCGAGCACCGCCGGTGAGACGCGCCGCGTGCTGCTCGTCATCCAGGCCATGGACACGGCGGGCAAGGGCGGCATCGTGCGCCACGTCATCGGCTCCGTCGACCCGCAGGGTGTTCAGCTGGCAGCGTTCAAGCGCCCCACTGAGGAGGAGCTCAGCCACCACTTCCTGTGGCGCGTCGAGAAGCAGCTGCCCGCCGTCGGCAAGATCGGCGTCTTCGACCGCTCCCACTACGAGGACGTGCTCATCGGGCGCGTGCGCGAGCTCGCTCCCGCCGACGAGATCGAGCAGCGCTACGACGACATCACTGAGTTCGAGCGCCGCGTCGCCGACAGCGGCACGAGCATCGTCAAGGTCATGCTGCACATCTCGAAGGATGAGCAGCAGGAGCGCCTCGCCGAGCGGCTGGACCGCCCCGACAAGCACTGGAAGTACAACCCGGGCGACATCGATGAGCGGATGCTCTGGGCCGAGTACGAGCGCGCCTACGAGCTCGCCATCCAGCGCACGGATGCCGACCACGCGCCCTGGTTCATCGTGCCCGCCGACCGCAAGTGGTATGCCCGGCTCGCGGTGCAGACCCTGCTGCTGTCCGCTCTGCGCGACCTCGACCCGCAGTGGCCGACGGCCGACTTCGACGTCGAGCTCGAGAAGCAGCGTCTCGCCGACTCGTAA
- the menD gene encoding 2-succinyl-5-enolpyruvyl-6-hydroxy-3-cyclohexene-1-carboxylic-acid synthase, with translation MTTLPPLSADSPASASAAALLEGLVAHGVADVVLSPGSRSQALALAAAAFARAGHLRVTVRIDERVAGFTALGLAVQTGRPVAIVCTSGTAVANLHPAVLEAHHSGVPLIVLTADRPAELRGIGSNQTTVQPGIFGDLVRADWDAPAPTGAPGEREDARTLAALAVRASAEGPVHLNLAYREPLSGSILVPDRIDAPAAAEDAPPTEPGLTLDLVPDDATVVIAGHGAGPAAEQLAVDLGAPLIAEVSSGARFGRHLVVAYRDVLRGPHGEAVGRAIVLGHPTLSREVPALLERGDVETIVVRTPGVEAYNPGHRARIVDGVRVQGAPDRAVVRRWVGGWVSMSRAVLESQEPGDPAPDLSLAVSSDRGVRAAFASAELAVLRAPVDRRMLVRAVWAATWPHDRLVLAASRLIRVADAIVPGKAIPVHANRGLAGIDGTVSTATGMALGAADVETTATPGTTRVLLGDLALLHDAGALLAPLPDDLRLHVIVGNDGGGTIFDELEVAATAPADDFERVMRTPHAVDLAALAAAGGWAYRKVTTRAELDDALTAPEPRLLVDVPLSD, from the coding sequence ATGACAACCCTCCCCCCGCTGAGCGCTGACTCGCCGGCCTCGGCGTCCGCGGCGGCCCTGCTCGAGGGCCTCGTGGCGCACGGGGTCGCCGATGTGGTGCTGAGCCCCGGCTCGCGCTCGCAGGCCCTCGCTCTCGCCGCCGCCGCCTTCGCGCGTGCAGGGCACCTTCGCGTCACGGTGCGCATCGACGAGCGCGTCGCCGGATTCACCGCCCTCGGCCTCGCCGTGCAGACCGGCCGGCCGGTCGCGATCGTGTGCACCTCGGGCACCGCGGTCGCCAACCTGCATCCTGCCGTCCTCGAAGCCCACCACTCGGGCGTTCCGCTCATCGTGCTGACCGCCGACCGTCCCGCCGAGCTGCGCGGCATCGGCAGCAATCAGACGACCGTCCAGCCGGGTATCTTCGGCGATCTCGTGCGCGCCGACTGGGATGCTCCCGCCCCGACGGGCGCGCCCGGTGAGCGCGAGGATGCTCGCACCCTTGCCGCCCTCGCGGTCAGGGCGAGCGCCGAGGGCCCTGTGCACCTCAACCTCGCGTACCGCGAACCGTTGAGCGGGAGCATCCTCGTGCCCGACCGCATCGATGCCCCAGCCGCTGCGGAGGACGCGCCGCCGACCGAGCCGGGGCTGACGCTCGACCTCGTGCCCGACGACGCGACCGTCGTCATCGCAGGCCACGGCGCCGGACCGGCCGCCGAGCAGCTCGCCGTCGATCTGGGTGCTCCGCTCATCGCGGAAGTATCGAGCGGCGCACGCTTCGGCCGCCACCTCGTCGTCGCCTACCGCGACGTGCTGCGCGGGCCGCACGGCGAGGCCGTCGGCCGGGCGATCGTTCTCGGCCACCCGACCCTCAGTCGCGAGGTGCCCGCCCTGCTGGAACGCGGCGACGTCGAGACGATCGTCGTGCGCACCCCCGGCGTCGAGGCGTACAACCCCGGCCATCGCGCGCGCATCGTGGACGGGGTGCGCGTGCAGGGCGCCCCCGATCGCGCGGTCGTGCGGCGCTGGGTCGGTGGCTGGGTGAGCATGTCGCGCGCCGTGCTCGAGTCGCAGGAGCCCGGCGACCCGGCTCCCGACCTCTCGCTCGCCGTCTCGAGCGACCGAGGCGTGCGCGCCGCCTTCGCCTCCGCCGAGCTGGCGGTGCTGCGCGCACCCGTCGACCGGCGGATGCTCGTGCGCGCCGTGTGGGCGGCCACCTGGCCGCACGATCGACTCGTGCTGGCGGCATCCCGGCTCATCCGCGTCGCCGACGCGATCGTGCCCGGCAAGGCGATTCCGGTGCACGCCAACCGCGGGCTCGCGGGCATCGACGGCACGGTGTCGACGGCGACGGGCATGGCGCTCGGCGCCGCCGACGTCGAGACGACGGCGACGCCCGGCACGACGCGCGTGCTCCTCGGCGACCTCGCCCTCCTCCACGACGCTGGCGCACTGCTCGCCCCCCTGCCCGACGATCTGCGGCTGCACGTCATCGTCGGCAACGACGGCGGCGGCACGATCTTCGACGAGCTCGAAGTGGCCGCGACCGCGCCCGCCGACGACTTCGAGCGGGTCATGCGCACGCCCCACGCCGTCGACCTCGCGGCGCTCGCCGCGGCCGGCGGGTGGGCCTACCGGAAGGTGACGACGCGCGCCGAGCTCGATGACGCCCTCACTGCGCCCGAGCCCCGCCTCCTCGTCGACGTGCCACTGAGCGACTGA
- a CDS encoding PLDc N-terminal domain-containing protein translates to MPRVIVVLVVVAVAFTVYTLVDVLLTDRGRVRAMPKAAWAVLVVVLPVLGGILWLIVGKARRGPGRTSRTVAPDDDPAFLGTLGRDEVARRAEQDERLRRLEQELADLDDDNPPPAER, encoded by the coding sequence ATGCCCAGAGTCATCGTCGTGCTCGTGGTGGTGGCCGTCGCCTTCACGGTCTACACGCTCGTTGACGTCCTGCTCACCGACCGTGGGCGCGTCCGAGCGATGCCGAAGGCGGCGTGGGCCGTGCTCGTGGTCGTCCTCCCCGTGCTCGGCGGCATCCTGTGGCTCATCGTCGGCAAGGCGCGGCGTGGCCCCGGCCGCACGAGCCGCACGGTCGCTCCCGACGACGATCCGGCGTTCCTCGGTACCCTCGGCCGCGACGAGGTGGCACGCCGTGCCGAGCAGGACGAGCGCCTGCGCCGTCTCGAGCAGGAGCTCGCCGATCTCGACGATGACAACCCTCCCCCCGCTGAGCGCTGA
- a CDS encoding DUF4229 domain-containing protein gives MSPWIAYSLLRFGLFGGVLALLLLAQLEWWWAAILATIIAFTVSYIFFPGLRHAVAADLAARRTRETPEDPDADAEDAALGNR, from the coding sequence ATGAGCCCCTGGATCGCCTACAGCCTCCTGCGGTTCGGACTGTTCGGCGGCGTCCTGGCGCTCCTTCTGCTCGCACAACTCGAGTGGTGGTGGGCGGCGATCCTCGCCACGATCATCGCGTTCACGGTCTCGTACATCTTCTTCCCCGGCCTGCGCCACGCGGTCGCCGCCGACCTCGCCGCCCGTCGCACGCGCGAGACGCCGGAGGACCCCGACGCCGACGCCGAGGACGCGGCGCTCGGGAATCGCTGA
- a CDS encoding thioredoxin family protein, with product MTSPAPLLRLATLATALALVVAGCTPVDDPTADPSSTVTPAPGASEPMDDDGDDDAPDAGAGSSGDAAQAGAYVEYRDGIIEETAGSKALFFHAPWCPQCRALEESILSGEIPDDLTIIKVDFDTATGLRQQYGVTIQTTIVFVDDDGAALATEVLYSDTTLDALVAAAP from the coding sequence ATGACCTCTCCCGCGCCCCTTCTGCGACTGGCTACCCTCGCGACCGCCCTGGCCCTCGTGGTCGCCGGCTGCACACCGGTCGACGATCCCACGGCCGACCCGTCGAGCACGGTGACTCCCGCGCCCGGCGCGAGCGAGCCGATGGACGACGACGGGGACGACGATGCTCCGGATGCCGGGGCCGGCTCGAGCGGGGACGCCGCGCAGGCAGGCGCCTACGTCGAGTACCGCGACGGCATCATCGAGGAGACCGCCGGCTCGAAGGCACTCTTCTTCCACGCGCCGTGGTGCCCGCAGTGCCGTGCGCTCGAGGAGAGCATCCTCTCGGGGGAGATTCCCGACGACCTGACGATCATCAAGGTCGACTTCGACACCGCGACGGGCCTGCGCCAGCAGTACGGCGTGACGATCCAGACGACGATCGTGTTCGTCGACGACGACGGCGCGGCGCTCGCGACCGAAGTGCTGTACTCCGACACGACCCTCGACGCCCTCGTGGCGGCGGCGCCCTAG
- a CDS encoding cytochrome c biogenesis CcdA family protein, whose amino-acid sequence MEGLALVSLAAGVLTVAAPCVLPLLPIIIGGSIVADDAGSTRARVRPYVIAGSLAVSVIAFTLLLKATTALLGIPTQVWQIVSGVIVILLGINLLAPSLWERVSTRLGLGERSNRALDGSVQRQSIGGDILTGAALGPVFSSCSPTYALIVATVLPVSFAEGVLYVALYAVGLAIPLLLISLAGRGAARRLGWLADPRGWFRRTMGVLFIIVGVVVIVGADKALQTLILDLGWYNPIAEFEGVLRGE is encoded by the coding sequence GTGGAAGGGCTCGCTCTCGTCAGCCTCGCCGCCGGCGTCCTCACCGTCGCGGCGCCGTGCGTGCTGCCGCTGCTGCCGATCATCATCGGCGGCTCGATCGTCGCCGACGACGCCGGCTCGACCCGGGCACGAGTGCGCCCCTACGTCATCGCGGGCTCGCTCGCGGTGAGCGTCATCGCCTTCACCCTGCTGCTGAAGGCGACGACGGCGCTGCTCGGCATTCCCACCCAGGTGTGGCAGATCGTCTCGGGCGTCATCGTCATCCTGCTCGGCATCAACCTGCTCGCGCCGAGCCTGTGGGAGCGAGTCTCGACGCGCCTCGGCCTCGGCGAGCGCAGCAACCGCGCGCTCGACGGCTCGGTGCAGCGGCAGAGCATCGGCGGCGACATCCTCACGGGGGCGGCGCTCGGGCCCGTCTTCTCCAGCTGCAGCCCCACCTACGCGCTCATCGTGGCGACCGTGCTGCCGGTCTCCTTCGCCGAGGGCGTGCTCTACGTCGCCCTGTACGCCGTCGGACTGGCGATTCCGCTGCTGCTCATCTCGCTCGCCGGCCGGGGGGCCGCACGCCGGCTGGGGTGGCTCGCGGACCCACGCGGCTGGTTCCGCCGCACGATGGGGGTGCTGTTCATCATCGTGGGTGTCGTCGTCATCGTCGGGGCCGACAAGGCTCTGCAGACCCTCATCCTCGACCTCGGCTGGTACAACCCCATCGCCGAGTTCGAAGGGGTGCTGCGGGGTGAGTGA
- a CDS encoding response regulator transcription factor, with the protein MAEPGGSAGGVASSGRDPASSALSRPLDGRRVLVVDDDPTLLEIAATYLSAAGATVATAPDSVRALRSAEESEPDLVVLDRMIPGVDGLEVARRLRERSTVPIIMLTALGEAEHRIEGLEAGVDDYLAKPFSPRELVLRAEALLRRSTANREVDGDVTLGRLHLDAAARTISLDGAPLALTAREHDLLAHLVRRPGRTLRRDELLEEVWGWTIGDVSTITVHVRRLREKVEQDPSHPRIITTVWGVGYLLDPAGLDPAGPDPADLDPANLESAGHDPAPTDAEGAESP; encoded by the coding sequence ATGGCGGAGCCGGGGGGCTCCGCAGGCGGGGTCGCGTCGTCGGGTCGCGACCCCGCCTCATCGGCGCTCAGCCGCCCGCTCGATGGTCGACGCGTGCTCGTGGTCGACGACGACCCGACGTTGCTCGAGATCGCCGCGACCTACTTGAGCGCGGCGGGCGCGACGGTGGCGACGGCGCCCGATTCGGTGCGCGCGTTGCGCTCTGCGGAGGAGTCGGAACCCGACCTCGTCGTGCTCGACCGCATGATCCCGGGGGTTGACGGGCTCGAAGTGGCGCGACGACTGCGGGAGCGCTCGACCGTGCCGATCATCATGCTCACGGCTCTCGGCGAGGCCGAGCACCGCATCGAGGGCCTCGAGGCCGGGGTCGACGACTATCTCGCGAAGCCGTTCTCGCCGCGCGAACTGGTGCTGCGCGCCGAGGCGCTCCTGCGCCGCTCGACCGCGAACCGGGAGGTGGACGGCGACGTGACCCTGGGGCGCCTGCACCTCGACGCCGCTGCTCGCACGATCAGTCTCGACGGCGCTCCGCTGGCCCTCACCGCCCGCGAGCACGACCTGCTCGCGCACCTCGTGCGCCGCCCCGGCCGCACACTGCGTCGCGACGAGCTGCTCGAAGAGGTCTGGGGCTGGACGATCGGCGACGTGTCAACGATCACTGTGCACGTGCGGCGATTGCGCGAGAAGGTCGAGCAGGACCCTTCGCACCCGCGCATCATCACGACCGTGTGGGGGGTCGGCTACCTGCTCGACCCGGCTGGCCTCGATCCGGCTGGCCCCGATCCTGCCGACCTCGATCCTGCCAACCTCGAGTCCGCGGGCCACGACCCTGCCCCGACCGACGCCGAGGGGGCTGAGTCGCCATGA
- a CDS encoding sensor histidine kinase, which produces MTIADYVQVVGFAAGSALVAGLLAAVVLRLARRAPLVVHVIVIVAAAVGAVAGGIALTAGGMYINDSDTMVALSVTAASGVVSLAMALLLTLALSRDARGLGRDARRLGAGDTVEPARRVTAELDAVQGELAESSDRLAAARTASERAEAARRDLVARIAHDLLAPLASIRAIAETLEDGLSTEPERHAHQLGSHVTRLHALIGDLFELSRIDAGTLTLAPETVSLTDLASDVVADFAPLAAQHDVTLELSATDAVTAVVDAQAFSRALVNVVVNAIEHSPIGGVVTIAVDEHEGAGRVRVRDRGPGIAETDLPHVFDAGWRADAARTSPRLGLAGGAGLGLAITRAILEAHGGSASAAPAERDATGGADGAAGAEFTLLLPHP; this is translated from the coding sequence ATGACGATCGCCGACTACGTGCAGGTTGTGGGCTTCGCGGCGGGCAGCGCCCTCGTCGCGGGGCTTCTCGCGGCCGTCGTGTTGCGGCTCGCGCGCCGGGCGCCCCTCGTCGTGCACGTCATCGTCATCGTCGCTGCCGCCGTCGGCGCCGTCGCCGGCGGCATCGCCCTTACCGCGGGCGGCATGTACATCAACGACTCCGACACGATGGTCGCCCTCTCGGTGACGGCGGCGAGCGGCGTCGTCTCCCTCGCGATGGCGCTCCTCCTCACCCTGGCGCTCTCGCGGGATGCCCGGGGCCTCGGCCGCGATGCCCGCCGGCTCGGGGCGGGCGACACCGTCGAGCCGGCACGCCGTGTGACGGCGGAGCTCGACGCCGTGCAGGGTGAGCTCGCGGAGTCGAGCGATCGGCTCGCGGCGGCGCGTACCGCGTCCGAGCGGGCGGAGGCGGCCCGGCGCGACCTCGTCGCCCGCATCGCGCACGACCTGCTCGCGCCTCTCGCGAGCATCCGCGCGATCGCCGAGACCCTTGAGGACGGCCTCTCGACCGAGCCGGAGCGGCACGCTCACCAGCTCGGGTCGCACGTGACGCGCCTGCACGCCCTCATCGGCGATCTCTTCGAGCTCTCGCGTATCGACGCCGGCACGCTCACACTCGCTCCCGAGACGGTCTCGCTCACCGACCTCGCCTCCGATGTCGTCGCCGACTTCGCACCCCTCGCGGCCCAACACGACGTGACTCTCGAGCTCTCGGCGACCGACGCGGTCACGGCCGTCGTAGATGCTCAGGCCTTCAGCCGCGCCCTCGTCAACGTGGTCGTCAACGCGATCGAGCACTCCCCCATCGGCGGTGTCGTCACGATCGCCGTCGACGAGCACGAGGGGGCGGGGCGCGTGCGCGTGCGCGACCGTGGGCCCGGCATCGCCGAGACCGACCTTCCCCATGTCTTCGACGCCGGATGGCGCGCCGACGCGGCGCGCACCTCCCCCCGCTTGGGCCTCGCCGGCGGCGCCGGACTCGGCCTCGCCATCACGCGCGCGATCCTCGAGGCGCACGGCGGCAGTGCGAGTGCCGCGCCTGCAGAACGAGATGCCACGGGCGGCGCTGACGGCGCCGCCGGCGCCGAGTTCACGCTGCTGCTGCCGCACCCCTGA
- a CDS encoding 1,4-dihydroxy-2-naphthoate polyprenyltransferase, whose translation MASPTKKTKKKSAKRAPSKRTSPARTNPAKASAASGNPAKVRPATARDWIAGARLRTLSLAVAPVALGTAIAYNTLGYNLAIALLCLAVAVFLQVGVNFANDYSDGVRGTDRYRVGPSRLTGSGAAKPRTVLTVALVFFGLGAAAGLAVVVLTGIWWLLAVGAVALIAAWFYTGGKRPYGYAGLGELVAFVFFGLVATAGTTFVQIEQVPLEAWLAGIIAGLFAAAILLVNNIRDREQDALVAKRTLAVRLGDLPARILFSVLLASAYGVLVPFALLFQWAPAVYGTLLISAPVILIVLLARTAGELVLALKLTSLAALLTGLGLAAAIAF comes from the coding sequence GTGGCCTCCCCGACGAAGAAGACGAAGAAGAAGTCCGCGAAGCGCGCCCCCTCGAAGCGCACGAGCCCCGCGCGCACGAATCCTGCGAAGGCGAGTGCGGCGTCCGGCAACCCGGCGAAGGTGCGTCCCGCGACGGCGCGCGACTGGATCGCCGGCGCCCGGCTGCGCACCCTGAGCCTCGCCGTCGCGCCCGTCGCCCTCGGCACCGCGATCGCCTACAACACTCTCGGCTATAACCTCGCGATCGCGCTGCTGTGCCTCGCCGTCGCGGTCTTCCTGCAGGTCGGGGTGAACTTCGCCAACGACTACTCAGACGGTGTGCGCGGCACCGACCGTTACCGGGTCGGCCCGAGCCGGCTGACGGGATCGGGGGCTGCGAAGCCCCGCACGGTGCTCACCGTCGCGCTCGTGTTCTTCGGCCTCGGTGCGGCAGCGGGCCTCGCCGTCGTCGTGCTGACCGGCATCTGGTGGTTGCTCGCGGTCGGGGCGGTCGCGCTCATCGCCGCCTGGTTCTACACGGGCGGCAAGCGTCCGTACGGCTACGCGGGGCTCGGCGAGCTCGTCGCCTTCGTGTTCTTCGGCCTCGTTGCCACGGCGGGCACGACGTTCGTTCAGATCGAGCAGGTGCCCCTCGAGGCGTGGCTCGCCGGCATCATCGCGGGTCTCTTCGCCGCGGCGATCCTGCTCGTCAACAACATCCGCGATCGCGAGCAGGATGCGCTGGTCGCCAAGCGCACGCTCGCCGTGCGGCTCGGCGACCTACCGGCCCGCATCCTCTTCTCGGTGCTGCTCGCGAGTGCGTACGGCGTGCTCGTGCCGTTCGCCCTGCTCTTCCAGTGGGCACCCGCGGTGTACGGCACTCTCCTCATCAGTGCCCCCGTTATTCTCATCGTGCTGCTCGCGCGTACGGCGGGGGAGCTCGTGCTCGCGCTCAAGCTCACCTCGCTCGCCGCGCTGCTCACGGGGCTCGGGTTGGCCGCGGCGATCGCCTTCTAA
- a CDS encoding AMP-binding protein, with amino-acid sequence MTRPLAVVDTADPLQCRAALREALSGDGPAVLFRGGGVNPVHTAPLEVEQRIAVVVETSGTTGRPKRVALSADAVLASAAASQSALGGPGQWLLALPVQYIAGINVLARSLAADIEPVPVPPGRMSGARVLAAIEQMSQPTRFTALVPAQLARLVDDAEMDAPLREALAGFSRILVGGQATPAPLVERATALGWRITRTYGSSETSGGCVYDGRPIGQTHVRVVDGRVELGGPTIAEYYLGDPARTESCFIEDDGERWYRTDDAGELADDGTLRVLGRLDDTIVSGGLKVRLGEVERVVREQSGLDDAVVVPGHDPEWGEVPVVVTTRPADLAAVRRAVGAALGPEARPDRIRVLDALPTLPSGKPDRLTIARLVD; translated from the coding sequence GTGACTCGTCCGCTCGCCGTCGTCGATACGGCTGACCCGCTGCAGTGCCGGGCCGCCCTGCGCGAGGCGCTGAGCGGCGACGGGCCTGCGGTGCTGTTCCGCGGCGGGGGCGTGAACCCCGTGCACACGGCTCCGCTCGAGGTCGAGCAGCGCATCGCCGTCGTCGTGGAGACGAGCGGCACGACGGGCCGGCCGAAGCGCGTCGCGCTGAGCGCCGACGCCGTGCTCGCGAGTGCGGCGGCAAGCCAGAGCGCGCTCGGGGGCCCCGGCCAGTGGCTGCTCGCCCTGCCCGTGCAGTACATCGCGGGCATCAACGTGCTCGCCCGTTCGCTCGCCGCCGACATCGAGCCCGTGCCGGTGCCGCCGGGGCGCATGAGCGGCGCGCGCGTGCTGGCCGCAATCGAGCAGATGTCGCAGCCGACGCGCTTCACCGCGCTCGTGCCGGCCCAGCTCGCGAGGCTCGTCGACGACGCCGAGATGGATGCGCCCCTCCGCGAGGCGCTCGCCGGTTTCTCGCGCATCCTCGTCGGAGGCCAGGCGACTCCCGCGCCGCTCGTCGAGCGGGCGACGGCGCTCGGCTGGCGCATCACGCGCACCTACGGCTCGAGCGAGACGAGCGGCGGCTGCGTGTACGACGGCCGCCCGATCGGCCAGACCCACGTGCGCGTCGTCGACGGCCGCGTCGAGCTCGGGGGCCCCACGATCGCCGAGTACTACCTGGGCGACCCGGCGCGCACGGAGAGCTGCTTCATAGAGGACGACGGGGAGCGCTGGTACCGCACCGACGACGCTGGTGAGCTGGCCGATGACGGCACGTTGCGGGTGCTCGGCCGCCTCGACGACACGATCGTGTCGGGCGGTCTGAAGGTGCGCCTGGGCGAGGTGGAGCGCGTTGTGCGCGAGCAGTCGGGTCTCGACGACGCAGTCGTCGTGCCCGGCCACGACCCTGAGTGGGGCGAGGTGCCCGTCGTCGTCACGACGCGGCCGGCCGATCTCGCGGCGGTGCGGCGCGCGGTCGGTGCCGCCCTGGGCCCCGAGGCGCGCCCCGACCGCATCCGGGTGCTGGATGCTCTGCCGACGCTCCCGAGCGGCAAGCCCGACCGGCTCACGATCGCGCGCCTCGTCGACTGA
- a CDS encoding 1,4-dihydroxy-2-naphthoyl-CoA synthase, giving the protein MAEPHVSELFDAARWLVAPGFDDLTDVTYHLDTSGRIARIAFDRPEVRNAFRPHTVDELYRALDDARQNPRVGVVLLTGNGPSAKDGGWAFCSGGDQRIRGRGGYQYAEGETADTVDGARASRLHILEVQRLIRFMPKVVIAVVPGWAAGGGHSLHVVCDLTLASAEHARFKQTDADVGSFDAGYGSAYLAKQVGQKVAREIFFLAREYDAQRAYEMGTVNAVVPHASLEAEALDWAETILTKSPTAIRMLKYAMNLTDDGMVGQQLFAGEATRLAYGTDEAVEGRDAFLEKRAPDWSPYPWQY; this is encoded by the coding sequence ATGGCCGAGCCGCACGTCTCCGAACTGTTCGACGCCGCACGATGGTTGGTCGCGCCGGGGTTCGACGACCTCACCGACGTTACCTACCACCTCGACACGAGCGGCCGCATCGCTCGCATCGCGTTCGACCGGCCGGAGGTGCGCAACGCCTTTCGCCCGCACACGGTCGACGAGCTCTACCGGGCGCTCGACGACGCACGGCAGAACCCTCGTGTCGGCGTCGTGCTGCTGACCGGCAACGGGCCGAGCGCCAAGGACGGCGGGTGGGCGTTCTGCTCGGGCGGTGACCAGCGCATTCGCGGGCGCGGCGGATACCAGTATGCCGAGGGCGAGACTGCCGACACGGTCGACGGCGCGCGGGCGTCGAGGCTGCACATCTTGGAGGTGCAGCGCCTCATCCGCTTCATGCCGAAGGTCGTCATCGCCGTCGTGCCCGGGTGGGCCGCGGGTGGCGGGCACTCCCTGCACGTCGTGTGCGACCTGACCCTCGCGAGTGCCGAGCACGCGCGCTTCAAGCAGACCGACGCCGACGTCGGCTCGTTCGACGCCGGCTACGGCAGCGCGTACCTCGCGAAGCAGGTCGGCCAGAAGGTCGCGCGCGAGATCTTCTTCCTCGCGCGCGAGTACGATGCGCAGCGCGCCTACGAGATGGGAACGGTCAACGCCGTCGTGCCGCACGCCTCCCTCGAGGCGGAGGCGCTCGACTGGGCCGAGACGATCCTCACGAAGAGCCCGACAGCGATCCGCATGCTCAAGTACGCCATGAACCTCACCGACGACGGAATGGTCGGCCAGCAGCTCTTCGCGGGCGAGGCCACGCGGCTCGCCTACGGCACCGACGAGGCCGTCGAGGGCCGCGACGCCTTCCTCGAGAAGCGCGCTCCCGACTGGAGCCCCTACCCCTGGCAGTACTAG
- a CDS encoding o-succinylbenzoate synthase, translating into MDALPELDDVLGRARVVSVPLTTRFRGVQHREAVLLDGPAGWSEFAPFLEYSDAEASTWLAAALDFGWRESRAPALRQSIPVNATLPAVPLAQITGVLSRFGDCRTVKIKVAEPGESLADDVARVRETRRLLGPYGRIRLDANGAWNLDEAEHAVRELEQFDLEYVEQPCGSVPELAELRRRIHRIDVLVAADESVRKAADPLAVARADAADLLVIKAAPLGGVDRALRIVAEAGLRAVVSSALDTSVGLSMGAALAARLPSLDFDCGLGTGALLADDVADPRIVPVDGALGVGRASLDEDALTRLAAPADRTAWWRERLTRCHAVLATAPR; encoded by the coding sequence ATGGATGCTCTGCCCGAGCTCGACGACGTGCTGGGCCGCGCCCGCGTGGTGAGCGTGCCGCTCACCACGCGGTTCCGCGGCGTGCAGCACCGTGAGGCCGTGCTGCTCGACGGCCCGGCCGGCTGGAGCGAGTTCGCGCCCTTCCTCGAGTACTCAGATGCCGAAGCCAGCACGTGGCTCGCCGCGGCCCTCGACTTCGGGTGGCGCGAGTCGCGGGCTCCCGCGCTGCGGCAGAGCATCCCGGTCAACGCGACGCTACCTGCCGTGCCGCTCGCTCAGATCACGGGCGTCCTGAGCCGCTTCGGCGACTGCCGCACCGTGAAGATCAAGGTCGCCGAACCGGGCGAGAGTCTCGCCGACGACGTCGCACGCGTCCGCGAGACGCGGCGGCTGCTGGGCCCGTACGGGCGCATCCGCCTCGACGCGAACGGCGCGTGGAACCTCGACGAGGCCGAGCACGCCGTGCGCGAGCTCGAGCAGTTCGACCTCGAGTACGTCGAGCAGCCGTGCGGGAGCGTGCCCGAGTTGGCCGAGCTGCGACGGCGGATCCACCGCATCGACGTTCTCGTCGCGGCCGATGAGAGCGTACGCAAGGCCGCCGACCCGCTCGCCGTGGCGCGCGCCGACGCCGCTGACCTGCTCGTCATCAAGGCCGCCCCGCTCGGCGGCGTCGACCGGGCGCTGCGCATCGTCGCGGAGGCCGGGCTGCGGGCCGTGGTCTCGAGCGCGCTCGACACGAGCGTGGGTCTGTCGATGGGGGCGGCGCTCGCCGCGCGACTGCCGAGCCTCGACTTCGACTGCGGCCTCGGCACCGGGGCGCTGCTCGCCGACGACGTCGCCGACCCCCGCATCGTGCCCGTGGACGGCGCGCTCGGCGTGGGCCGGGCATCCCTCGACGAGGATGCTCTGACTCGCCTTGCCGCGCCCGCCGACCGCACCGCCTGGTGGCGCGAGCGCCTCACGCGGTGCCACGCCGTGCTCGCTACCGCGCCGCGGTAG